From the genome of Primulina eburnea isolate SZY01 chromosome 12, ASM2296580v1, whole genome shotgun sequence, one region includes:
- the LOC140807337 gene encoding protein yippee-like — MGRIFAVTLEGKIYSCKHCGTHLALSEDIVSKSFQCKHGKAYLFSKAVNVTLGEKVERMMMTGGHVVVDIFCVCCGSIVGWKYEMAYEKNQKYKEGKSVLERFKISGPDGSHYCVSHEAYTGGSDADDI; from the exons ATGGGTAGGATATTTGCGGTGACTCTTGAAGGCAAGATCTACAGTTGCAAGCACTGTGGGACTCACCTGGCTCTGAGTGAAGACATCGTCTCAAAG TCTTTCCAATGCAAGCATGGGAAGGCTTATCTCTTCAGTAAGGC TGTGAACGTTACGCTTGGGGAGAAAGTAGAGCGGATGATGATGACCGGAGGGCATGTGGTTGTTGACATCTTCTGTGTTTGCTGTGGGTCAATCGTTGGATGGAAATAC GAAATGGCTTATGAGAAGAACCAAAAGTACAAGGAAGGCAAATCAGTTCTTGAGCG TTTCAAGATTTCGGGGCCGGATGGAAGTCATTATTGTGTTAGCCATGAAGCATACACCGGAGGAAGCGACGCCGATGATATTTGA
- the LOC140807056 gene encoding uncharacterized protein: MRRGRPRNPRLTRMDAAVDAMAPLGFTEKQVKKAVKGLIEVYDGNDAWPVIEEASYTLLLEVMLNDAAINQEQGTEVANKSKDNCLEEGTSGIASNRVLPDIRQHEQREDDAPNPSDIVVADPKPPVEIGASSGIIINEGGSEVLTTETMENVLCKTARDSETRLQLKVKSSSSIPSPPATDTHPPRRCWPCYGWIDSDDEEEPNDFINLDPA; encoded by the exons ATGAGAAGAGGAAGACCCAGAAAT CCTCGTCTAACACGAATGGACGCGGCGGTGGACGCCATGGCTCCGTTAGGTTTCACAGAGAAGCAGGTTAAAAAAGCAGTGAAAGGACTTATCGAG GTTTACGATGGAAATGATGCATGGCCAGTCATTGAAGAAGCTTCATATACCTTGCTTCTTGAAGTGATGCTTAATGATGCAGCAATTAATCAAGAGCAAGGTACAGAAGTTGCAAACAAATCCAAG GACAATTGCTTGGAGGAAGGAACATCAGGAATAGCTTCAAATAGAGTACTTCCAGATATTCGACAACATGAACAACGTGAAGACGATGCCCCAAATCCCTCGGATATTGTAGTTGCAGATCCCAAACCCCCTGTGGAAATCGGTGCTTCATCAGGGATCATCATTAATG AAGGTGGTTCTGAAGTTCTAACAACTGAAACAATGGAAAACGTTTTGTGCAAAACCGCTAGGGATTCTGAGACCAGGTTGCAACTTAAAGTGAAAAGTTCATCGTCGATTCCTTCTCCTCCAGCAACCGATACTCATCCACCTAGAAGGTGTTGGCCTTGCTATGGATGGATCGACAGCGATGACGAAGAGGAGCCAAATGATTTCATAAACTTGGATCCGGCCTGA
- the LOC140807055 gene encoding thioredoxin-like protein HCF164, chloroplastic has product MARVASTSTATFLPRLHPHSFHMQHQSPASVNFSFHLQNRNNRFPKLLCQTNPDAAESATSEEKQAVEPGSEIDSKTADTAVPEKAPAPPTSPGFPQYPDKKFNRVIAAVSTFAAVGLFLSARLDFGVSLKDLTAAALPYEEALSNGKPTVVEFYADWCEVCRELAPEVYKVEQQYKDRVNFVMLNVDNTKWEQELDEFGVEGIPHFAFLDRDGNEEGNVVGRLPRKYLFENVDALARGEATVPHARVVGQYSSTEARKVRQVGDPRSHG; this is encoded by the exons ATGGCTCGTGTTGCTTCAACTTCGACGGCAACTTTTCTTCCCAGACTCCATCCCCATTCTTTTCATATGCAGCATCAATCGCCTGCTTCTGTGAATTTCTCATTCCATTTGCAGAATAGAAATAACCGATTTCCCAAGCTTTTATGTCAAACCAATCCCGATGCAGCTGAATCTGCTACCTCAGAG GAAAAGCAGGCAGTAGAGCCTGGATCTGAAATCGACTCAAAAACAGCTGATACTGCTGTTCCGGAGAAAGCTCCAGCTCCACCAACTAGTCCAGGATTTCCCCAGTATCCAGACAAAAAATTTAATAGGGTGATTGCTGCAGTTTCAACTTTTGCAGCAGTTGGGCTTTTCCTATCGGCACGGCTCGACTTTGGGGTATCTTTGAAAGACCTCACCGCTGCAGCTTTGCCGTATGAAGAG GCTCTATCAAATGGCAAACCTACTGTTGTGGAGTTCTATGCAGATTGGTGTGAAGTGTGTAGAGAATTAGCTCCAGAAGTGTACAAAGTGGAACAACAGTACAA GGACCGAGTTAATTTTGTCATGCTGAATGTTGATAACACAAAGTGGGAACAAGAGCTTGACGAGTTTGGTGTTGAGGGTATTCCCCATTTTGCATTCCTGGATAGAGATGGCAACGAAGAGGGTAATGTCGTAGGCCGTCTTCCGAGAAAATACCTTTTCGAGAATGTCGATGCACTTGCTCGAGGTGAAGCAACGGTACCTCATGCTCGTGTTGTGGGACAATATTCGAGTACTGAAGCCAGAAAAGTTCGTCAAGTTGGCGATCCTAGAAGTCATGGTTAG
- the LOC140807882 gene encoding LOW QUALITY PROTEIN: eukaryotic translation initiation factor 3 subunit F-like (The sequence of the model RefSeq protein was modified relative to this genomic sequence to represent the inferred CDS: inserted 1 base in 1 codon) yields MASSEQIVLQFGXSVAILSARVHPLIIFNIIDYYVRRPDQAERVIGTLLGCVLPDGTVDIRNSYAVPHNESSDQVALDIDYHNSMLASHQKVNPKEVIVGWFSTGFGVSGGSALFHEFYSREVTNPVHLTVDTAFRNGKATIKAFVSTNLSLGDQQLAAQFQEIPLDLCMIEAEQIGFDVLKPAKVDKLPNDLEGMEVSMEHLLTLIDEIYKYVDDVVEGRVAPHNEIGRFISDTVASLPKLPPHVFDKLMNNSLQDQLLLVYLSSITRTQLSLAEKLNTAAQIL; encoded by the exons ATGGCGTCTAGCGAACAAATTGTGCTGCAGTTTG CATCAGTGGCAATCCTATCGGCTAGAGTACATCCGCTGATTATATTCAACATCATCGATTACTACGTGAGGCGACCCGACCAAGCTGAGAGAGTCATCGGGACGCTTCTCGGTTGCGTTTTACCAGATGGAACCGTTGATATTCGTAACTCCTATGCTGTTCCTCACAATGAGTCCTCGGATCAG GTTGCTCTGGATATTGATTATCATAACAGCATGTTGGCATCCCACCAGAAGGTGAATCCAAAGGAAGTCATTGTTGGATG GTTTTCAACTGGTTTTGGAGTCTCTGGCGGCAGTGCTTTGTTCCACGAGTTCTACTCTAGAGAAGTTACCAATCCTGTTCATTTGACTGTTGATACTGCATTTAGAAATGGGAAGGCTACAATCAAGGCTTTTGTTTCTACGAATTTATCTCTCGGGGATCAACAACTTGCTGCACAGTTTCAAGAAATTCCACTGGACCTTTGTATGATCGAGGCGGAGCAGATTGGAT TTGATGTGCTTAAACCAGCAAAAGTGGATAAGCTTCCCAATGATCTTGAAGGAATGGAAGTATCGATGGAACACTTGCTTACTCTAATAGATGAAATCTACAAATATGTAGATGATGTTGTG GAAGGCCGTGTTGCCCCTCATAATGAAATTGGAAGATTCATATCAGATACCGTGGCATCTCTCCCTAAACTCCCTCCGCATGTCTTTGATAAGCTAATGAATAATAGCCTGCAG GATCAACTTCTCTTAGTTTATTTGTCTAGCATTACAAGAACACAACTCAGCTTAGCCGAAAAACTGAATACCGCTGCTCAGATCCTGTAA
- the LOC140807054 gene encoding pentatricopeptide repeat-containing protein At5g13270, chloroplastic: protein MRILQLLNPPLPQSSLPYTDKISNIRTANYTQIPSWVSLDSNNFSSRTPQTQEGKIENVHLVSLSEQGKLKEAHEFLLEMQRCDVPVAAQSYKHLLQACANLRSLHFGKSIHDGLGKNPPASVLNYVLQMYCDCGSFQDARTLFDEMDERTLGSWLTLLSAYVNEGLLTNALELYLKMQESDTEANPSVYISLLKSFSNFSYLELGKQIHCQVIKAGMTKKVAMDTAICNMYAKCGCLEDAELGFKLMQEKNTVTWTTMMVGCTQADRQDDALIYLKRMVDQDVHLDEFVFSIALKACIVLNNRKMGEQIHTSIVKLGLENEVSAGTPLVDFYVKCGDIESATQAFEQVREPNDVSWSAILRGYSQIGEVDKCVKVLNSLRNKGAILNEFIYTSIFQVCSALADLNLGAQAHGDAIKRGLVSNLYGETALITMYAKCGRMDDGHQVFEMMDEPDTVAWTALIAGCAYHGNALEALSLFGRMQASGVKANAVTFVAVFSACSHAGLVGEAKQYLESMSGEHGVEPTISHYDCMIDIYSRAGLLNEALELIYTMPFEPDVMSWKSLLGGCSIHKNFELGKVAAEKLLQLDPNDTAAYVLMFNLHALCGRWDEAARVRKLMAERDLRKEVGCSWITVKGKVHRFIVGDQHHPRTKEIYSKLEELKFADSSQENAVLSEDDLSNILAERKEQLLIHSERLAIAFGLISFPTNAPITVFKNLRACKDCHDFAKHVSSVTGRTIVVRDSNRFHHFKSGGCSCGDYW from the coding sequence ATGAGGATTCTCCAGTTACTCAACCCGCCGTTGCCGCAATCATCACTTCCTTACACGGACAAGATATCAAACATTCGGACTGCGAATTACACCCAAATTCCCTCTTGGGTTTCTCTCGATTCCAACAATTTTTCATCCAGAACCCCCCAAACTCAGGAGGGAAAAATCGAAAACGTCCATTTGGTTTCGCTTTCCGAGCAAGGAAAACTGAAAGAAGCCCATGAATTCCTTCTTGAAATGCAGCGTTGTGACGTTCCTGTTGCCGCTCAATCATACAAACACTTGCTTCAAGCATGTGCAAATTTAAGGTCGTTGCACTTTGGAAAGTCAATTCACGATGGATTAGGGAAAAACCCACCCGCGTCTGTCTTAAATTATGTGCTTCAGATGTATTGTGATTGCGGAAGTTTTCAGGATGCTCGTACTTTGTTCGATGAAATGGATGAAAGAACTTTGGGTTCGTGGCTCACACTTCTATCTGCTTATGTAAATGAAGGTCTGTTGACGAACGCTTTAGAATTGTATTTGAAAATGCAAGAATCAGATACTGAAGCTAACCCTTCCGTTTATATTAGTCTTTTGAAATCGTTTTCCAATTTTTCATATTTGGAGCTGGGTAAACAGATTCACTGTCAGGTGATTAAGGCTGGGATGACTAAAAAAGTGGCTATGGACACTGCGATATGTAACATGTATGCGAAATGTGGGTGTCTTGAGGACGCTGAGTTAGGTTTCAAGCTGATGCAGGAAAAGAATACCGTGACATGGACAACAATGATGGTGGGTTGTACTCAAGCTGATAGGCAAGATGATGCCTTGATATACCTCAAGAGGATGGTGGATCAAGATGTTCATCTGGATGAGTTTGTATTTTCGATTGCTCTAAAGGCATGCATTGTGCTCAACAATCGTAAAATGGGGGAGCAAATTCACACTTCGATTGTTAAACTTGGGTTGGAAAATGAGGTCTCGGCAGGCACGCCTCTTGTGGATTTTTACGTCAAATGCGGAGATATTGAATCCGCTACTCAGGCATTTGAGCAGGTAAGGGAACCAAATGATGTTTCTTGGAGTGCTATATTGCGTGGTTATTCCCAAATCGGTGAAGTTGACAAGTGTGTCAAGGTGCTTAATTCTTTAAGAAATAAAGGTGCTATTTTGAATGAATTTATATATACAAGCATCTTTCAAGTGTGCTCTGCATTAGCAGACTTGAATTTGGGTGCTCAAGCTCATGGAGATGCCATAAAAAGAGGTTTGGTTTCAAATCTTTATGGAGAGACTGCCTTGATTACTATGTATGCCAAATGCGGAAGAATGGATGATGGCCATCAAGTGTTTGAAATGATGGATGAACCCGACACTGTAGCTTGGACTGCTTTGATTGCTGGTTGTGCCTACCATGGTAATGCTCTTGAAGCCCTATCTCTCTTTGGAAGGATGCAGGCTTCTGGTGTGAAGGCGAATGCTGTTACATTCGTGGCAGTTTTCAGTGCTTGTAGCCATGCTGGTTTGGTCGGAGAGGCCAAACAGTATCTAGAGTCAATGAGTGGCGAGCACGGTGTGGAGCCAACAATTAGTCATTATGATTGTATGATTGATATTTATTCTCGAGCTGGTTTACTAAATGAAGCACTTGAATTGATATACACAATGCCTTTTGAACCTGATGTAATGAGTTGGAAAAGTTTATTAGGAGGGTGCTCCATTCACAAAAATTTTGAGCTGGGAAAAGTTGCGGCTGAGAAGCTCCTTCAACTGGATCCAAACGACACTGCAGCTTATGTTCTCATGTTCAACTTGCATGCTTTGTGTGGTAGGTGGGATGAGGCTGCAAGAGTAAGAAAGCTGATGGCTGAAAGAGACTTACGAAAGGAAGTTGGCTGTAGCTGGATTACTGTTAAGGGTAAGGTACACCGATTTATAGTGGGTGATCAGCACCATCCTCGAACTAAAGAGATTTACTCAAAACTTGAGGAATTGAAATTTGCTGATTCTAGCCAAGAAAATGCAGTTTTAAGTGAAGATGATTTGTCAAATATTTTGGCGGAGCGTAAAGAACAGCTTCTAATCCACAGCGAGAGGCTTGCAATTGCATTTGgcctcatctcatttccaactAACGCTCCCATCACGGTATTCAAGAATCTCAGGGCTTGCAAAGATTGCCATGATTTTGCAAAACATGTATCTTCGGTTACAGGACGAACAATTGTTGTTAGAGATTCTAACAGATTCCATCACTTCAAATCCGGAGGATGCTCCTGTGGTGATTATTGGTGA